A window from uncultured Desulfobacter sp. encodes these proteins:
- the ltrA gene encoding group II intron reverse transcriptase/maturase has product MNRRPQQMELFPASQIAESLGNNDRLMEMILERNNIIRAWKQVCANKGAPGVDGMKTGQLGNYLAKHWPEIEQDLLNCKHKPLPVKRKEIPKPDGGIRLLGIPTVLDRFIQQAIAQILEQVWEPFFSEYSYGFRPGRSAHDAVMQGKRYMVEGYTYVVDMDLSKFFDRVSHDRLMSRLAGRIKDKRVLKVIRQYLRSGVMNSGVMVPTEEGTPQGGPLSPLLSNIVLDELDKELEKRRHRYVRYADDFMIFCKSRKAAERVMQSITKFLTVKLKLKVNQDKSAVSRPWLRKFLGFTYFQMCGQSKIRIHAKSMKRFKDKVRELTSRKRGKSLWQVIQELNQYFRGWWNYFQLTEAKSFLKGLKIWIMRRLRSLVWKQWKNPKTRVRNLEKLGIAHQDAMLCGNARKKYWHMSKVKWVAIAMPERYFIDQGLYLPGN; this is encoded by the coding sequence GTGAACAGACGGCCACAGCAGATGGAACTGTTCCCAGCGTCACAGATTGCCGAAAGTCTGGGAAACAACGACCGGTTAATGGAAATGATCCTTGAGCGCAACAACATTATCCGGGCATGGAAACAGGTTTGTGCGAACAAAGGTGCCCCCGGGGTAGACGGTATGAAAACCGGCCAACTCGGGAATTACCTGGCAAAGCACTGGCCTGAAATTGAACAAGACCTGCTTAACTGTAAGCATAAACCGCTGCCGGTGAAACGCAAGGAGATCCCCAAACCGGACGGCGGTATCCGTTTACTTGGAATACCCACGGTACTTGACCGGTTTATACAGCAGGCCATAGCCCAAATCCTGGAACAGGTGTGGGAACCTTTTTTTTCTGAATACAGCTATGGATTCAGGCCCGGCAGATCCGCACACGATGCGGTGATGCAGGGTAAAAGGTATATGGTTGAGGGTTATACATATGTCGTAGACATGGACCTGTCCAAATTTTTCGACCGAGTTTCGCACGACCGCCTGATGAGCAGACTCGCCGGCAGAATCAAGGATAAACGCGTATTAAAGGTAATACGGCAATATCTAAGATCCGGTGTAATGAACTCAGGCGTTATGGTTCCAACGGAAGAAGGGACTCCCCAGGGAGGCCCGCTATCTCCTTTGCTGTCCAACATCGTTCTTGATGAGCTGGATAAGGAACTTGAGAAACGAAGGCACCGATATGTCCGTTATGCCGATGATTTTATGATCTTTTGCAAAAGCCGGAAAGCAGCCGAAAGGGTTATGCAGAGTATCACCAAATTTTTGACTGTGAAACTCAAGCTCAAAGTAAACCAGGACAAAAGTGCTGTCAGCAGACCGTGGTTACGCAAATTTCTCGGATTCACATATTTCCAAATGTGTGGACAGTCAAAAATCCGGATTCATGCCAAGAGCATGAAACGGTTCAAGGACAAAGTCCGGGAATTAACAAGCCGCAAGCGGGGCAAAAGCCTTTGGCAGGTTATCCAGGAATTGAACCAATACTTTCGGGGATGGTGGAATTACTTCCAGCTTACAGAGGCCAAATCCTTCCTCAAAGGTCTCAAAATCTGGATAATGCGAAGGCTGCGAAGTCTTGTCTGGAAACAATGGAAAAATCCCAAAACCAGGGTTCGGAATCTTGAGAAACTTGGTATTGCTCACCAAGATGCCATGCTTTGCGGCAATGCTCGCAAAAAGTACTGGCACATGAGCAAAGTCAAATGGGTGGCCATTGCCATGCCTGAACGATATTTTATTGATCAAGGATTATATCTGCCCGGGAACTGA
- a CDS encoding ATP-binding protein — MGKLKQNRQWLKRAIFLNMTFFPMIPFIIALGISFYFFSSALDKSTQASLERTLTDHRKMIESFLIERKSDLELITRAYTFEDIMAEGAITNICQSLQERSAAFVDLGLFDETGNHLRYSGSFALAGKRYTQEPWFRNTMDQGYYISDIFLGYRNIPHFVVAVRRTENNRTWALRATIDTVFFDSMVSGVRIGKTGEAYILNHDGIAQTARRCGDIALLDKDPAFGWMNKLLSVNKQTFQLSPKGQPFLYVVSKLANKSWYLVVRQEKQDAYRALYSAILICVVIAILGLGALVVLAYFTSETICRRMDRLDEEKEQLGSQLIRAVQLAEIGEMAAGFAHEINNPLQIIKSEYALIKILMEELYPGKEDKKDNSPDPQTLNDIRESVDQIHKQVERCHEITSAILKFGRKKEVKHTALDPGTVIPEILKLVENSARTSGVEVTTQIEENIPSFMGDPGRFQQVMLNLVNNAIHAVTSQHGANGGKIEINAAQTRNDEGRAMIDIQVKDNGCGIAPEHMDKIFSPFFTTKAVGRGTGLGLSVCFGIIESFGGTMSVNSRPGEGTVFSIQLAAHENQSS, encoded by the coding sequence TTGGGCAAACTAAAACAGAACAGACAATGGCTGAAAAGGGCAATTTTTCTCAATATGACTTTTTTCCCCATGATCCCGTTTATCATTGCCTTGGGGATCAGCTTTTATTTCTTTTCTTCTGCCCTGGATAAATCCACCCAGGCCAGCCTTGAAAGGACCCTGACAGATCACCGCAAGATGATTGAATCATTCCTGATTGAAAGAAAATCCGATCTTGAACTGATCACCCGGGCATACACCTTTGAGGACATCATGGCCGAAGGCGCCATCACCAACATCTGCCAAAGTTTGCAGGAACGGTCTGCCGCCTTTGTCGATTTAGGACTGTTTGACGAAACAGGGAACCATTTAAGATACTCCGGGTCCTTTGCCCTGGCAGGAAAAAGATATACCCAGGAACCCTGGTTTCGGAACACCATGGACCAGGGGTATTACATCAGCGATATTTTTTTAGGGTACCGCAATATCCCCCATTTTGTGGTAGCCGTGCGCAGGACAGAAAACAACCGGACCTGGGCGCTGCGCGCAACCATTGACACCGTGTTCTTTGATTCCATGGTATCCGGGGTGCGCATCGGCAAAACCGGCGAAGCCTATATTCTCAACCACGATGGAATTGCCCAAACCGCCAGACGCTGCGGGGATATCGCCCTTCTTGATAAAGATCCGGCCTTTGGGTGGATGAACAAACTACTGTCCGTCAACAAACAAACTTTCCAGCTCTCGCCCAAAGGCCAACCTTTTTTATATGTGGTATCCAAACTGGCCAATAAATCCTGGTATCTGGTCGTCCGCCAGGAGAAACAAGATGCCTACAGAGCACTTTACTCTGCGATCCTGATCTGTGTGGTCATCGCCATCTTAGGCCTGGGCGCCCTGGTGGTCCTGGCCTATTTCACCTCCGAAACCATCTGCCGGCGCATGGACCGTCTGGACGAGGAAAAAGAACAGCTGGGCAGCCAGTTGATCCGGGCCGTGCAACTGGCGGAAATCGGAGAAATGGCCGCGGGATTCGCCCACGAAATCAACAACCCCTTACAAATCATCAAAAGTGAATACGCATTAATCAAAATTCTTATGGAAGAACTGTACCCGGGCAAAGAGGACAAAAAGGATAATTCTCCCGATCCCCAAACCCTCAATGATATCCGGGAAAGTGTGGACCAGATTCATAAACAGGTGGAGCGTTGCCATGAGATCACCTCCGCTATCTTAAAATTCGGCAGAAAGAAAGAGGTCAAGCACACAGCACTGGACCCGGGTACAGTTATTCCTGAAATTCTCAAGCTGGTTGAAAACTCTGCCCGGACGAGCGGCGTAGAGGTCACCACCCAGATTGAAGAAAACATCCCCAGTTTCATGGGCGACCCCGGCAGGTTCCAGCAGGTCATGCTCAATCTGGTCAATAACGCCATACATGCCGTTACCAGCCAGCACGGCGCCAACGGCGGTAAAATTGAAATCAATGCCGCCCAGACCCGGAATGATGAAGGCCGGGCCATGATTGACATTCAGGTTAAAGACAATGGGTGCGGCATCGCACCTGAACATATGGATAAAATCTTTTCACCCTTTTTCACCACAAAAGCCGTTGGCAGGGGAACAGGTCTGGGGCTTTCGGTGTGTTTCGGCATCATCGAAAGCTTTGGCGGCACCATGTCCGTGAACAGCCGTCCCGGCGAGGGAACCGTGTTTTCCATCCAGCTTGCGGCACATGAAAATCAATCGTCTTAG
- a CDS encoding response regulator, whose amino-acid sequence MEKMKLLLVDDETRYLETTSKLIERKGYDVWTAPSGEEALKILAAHNIHVVVLDVKMPGMDGNETLKHIKELYPLTEVIMLTGHATVDSAIDGLKSGAWDYLMKPADIEEIIEKAELAFQKRMNQEEKIRSAQAKQYLKSPREILKEGNE is encoded by the coding sequence ATGGAGAAGATGAAACTGTTATTGGTAGATGATGAAACCCGTTACCTTGAGACCACCAGCAAACTCATTGAACGAAAGGGCTATGACGTATGGACGGCCCCCAGCGGAGAAGAAGCCCTTAAAATCCTGGCGGCCCACAATATCCATGTGGTGGTTCTGGATGTCAAAATGCCCGGGATGGACGGCAATGAAACCCTTAAACATATCAAGGAGCTCTACCCCTTAACCGAAGTGATCATGCTCACCGGTCATGCCACGGTGGATTCAGCCATAGACGGTCTGAAATCAGGGGCCTGGGATTATCTGATGAAACCTGCAGATATAGAAGAGATCATTGAAAAGGCGGAACTGGCGTTCCAGAAACGCATGAATCAGGAAGAGAAAATCCGCTCTGCCCAGGCCAAACAATACCTGAAATCCCCCCGGGAAATTCTCAAAGAGGGGAACGAATAA
- a CDS encoding DASS family sodium-coupled anion symporter, which translates to MKPEKKKVTGYDKYIDWKIFIIPVVLFFVVLFMPTPYGMKDVGMEYTIAPQKVVSYITSELFSVKSEDAAQWQLLTAKIMEQNMRIGALSKERFLKRDAKWCKKYDIPVQKANLEKAQAYVTNGVSDAEFKTLMSKALELRKDGLKYEDLKDKDKAKADGGAWKIKVSVAMGIFVVLCFLTECIPLPAVAFCIGLILVFTGVVSRQEVAMLYWSDACWFIMGSLMFAAAFVKTGVDKRVCMMMFKRLAVPNPKWITLIFFLIITPLAAFISDHALAAMFLPIGMLLYQNSLTDEVPEDKELAKLLMISIAMACNIGGPGAPSGGARNVIMMTYLTDMFGLDIGYFQWVTYCFPFLFIMIPVSWFVINIRFRPKTVTLAPAMNHLRHEIDRMGSWNKHQIWALIIFLVMVFGWFTEKAFYQLGIYPVRLGIGVIAVAGAIAYILAGVVNWRDYQDRVDWGVVWLYAGAIIFGRTLDSTGAAYWLARSAIEFLSNFGMDSGLPLMAVSNGLTAILTNLMADGPAAASVGPITLNMAGMVHPGSSYLPFMAMATAIASSFAYCLIIGTPPNAIVYASGYLEPKDYLRAGLPLFFAANVVLLLLTGVYWTVRGFGTLPGF; encoded by the coding sequence ATGAAACCTGAAAAGAAAAAAGTCACCGGGTATGACAAATACATCGACTGGAAAATCTTCATCATTCCTGTGGTCCTGTTCTTTGTGGTTCTCTTTATGCCCACCCCGTACGGCATGAAAGATGTGGGCATGGAATACACCATTGCCCCCCAAAAAGTGGTCTCCTATATCACAAGCGAACTCTTTTCCGTCAAAAGTGAAGATGCTGCCCAATGGCAGTTGCTCACCGCCAAGATCATGGAGCAGAACATGCGCATCGGCGCGCTGAGCAAGGAGAGATTTCTTAAACGGGATGCCAAATGGTGTAAAAAATATGACATCCCTGTCCAGAAAGCCAACCTTGAAAAGGCCCAGGCGTATGTCACCAACGGCGTCAGCGATGCGGAGTTCAAAACCTTGATGTCCAAAGCGCTGGAACTGCGCAAAGACGGGCTCAAATATGAAGACCTCAAGGATAAAGACAAAGCAAAAGCCGATGGCGGCGCCTGGAAAATCAAAGTCTCCGTTGCCATGGGAATCTTTGTGGTCCTGTGCTTTTTAACCGAATGCATCCCCCTGCCGGCGGTTGCCTTCTGTATCGGCCTGATTCTAGTATTCACCGGCGTGGTCAGCCGCCAGGAAGTGGCCATGCTCTACTGGTCCGACGCCTGCTGGTTCATCATGGGCTCACTGATGTTTGCCGCGGCCTTCGTAAAAACCGGGGTGGACAAACGAGTCTGCATGATGATGTTCAAACGCCTGGCCGTGCCCAATCCCAAATGGATCACCCTGATCTTCTTTTTGATCATCACCCCCCTGGCCGCCTTTATCTCCGACCATGCCCTGGCTGCCATGTTCCTGCCCATCGGCATGCTGCTCTACCAGAACAGTCTGACCGACGAGGTGCCCGAGGACAAAGAGCTTGCCAAGCTGCTGATGATCTCCATTGCCATGGCCTGTAATATCGGCGGCCCAGGTGCCCCTTCCGGCGGCGCAAGAAACGTCATCATGATGACCTATCTGACCGACATGTTTGGCCTTGATATCGGATACTTCCAGTGGGTCACCTACTGTTTCCCCTTTCTGTTCATCATGATCCCGGTTTCCTGGTTCGTCATCAACATCCGCTTCAGACCTAAAACCGTTACCCTGGCCCCTGCCATGAATCACCTGCGCCATGAAATCGACCGCATGGGTTCCTGGAACAAACATCAGATCTGGGCCCTGATCATCTTCCTGGTCATGGTGTTCGGCTGGTTTACGGAAAAAGCCTTTTATCAGCTTGGTATCTATCCGGTGCGCTTAGGGATAGGCGTGATTGCCGTGGCCGGCGCCATTGCCTACATCCTGGCCGGCGTGGTCAACTGGCGCGACTACCAGGACCGGGTGGACTGGGGTGTTGTCTGGCTCTATGCCGGTGCCATCATATTCGGCCGCACCCTGGACTCCACTGGCGCCGCATACTGGCTGGCCCGGTCAGCCATTGAATTTTTGTCCAACTTCGGCATGGATTCAGGCCTGCCGCTGATGGCCGTATCCAACGGTCTGACCGCCATTCTGACCAACCTCATGGCTGACGGCCCTGCAGCGGCTTCCGTAGGTCCCATCACCCTGAACATGGCCGGTATGGTTCATCCGGGCAGTTCCTATCTGCCCTTTATGGCCATGGCAACGGCTATTGCGTCATCCTTTGCATACTGCCTGATCATCGGCACCCCCCCCAACGCCATTGTATACGCCAGCGGTTACCTGGAACCTAAGGATTACCTGAGAGCAGGCCTTCCCCTGTTCTTTGCTGCCAACGTGGTCCTGCTGCTGCTCACAGGTGTTTACTGGACCGTCAGGGGATTCGGCACCCTGCCTGGATTCTAA
- a CDS encoding universal stress protein, whose protein sequence is MTDTKTIMACIDLSGYSPMTLGYAMGLAEQGNLRLTICSVVPLREINPAFMAGMMYPCREDTKEYLDELKANRKAQINELIDKLIMERFPNFSNPTDIRITTGYPADSIIEMADKICPDLVVMANKGRSNLSRFMFGSTAEYVFRHSPIPLLSVRDKHIFQRMYSGQAAPEAAKIRTVMAAVDFSPWSPAILAKAGWLAQITGAKLHAFNCISSREIDWIKSHYIPENTFDLEQFLPKEKQRRQDLLEDQIKAAGLSSIDGIDIRVDSGVPYEQILSASQEVGADILVLGPRGRSRSKRFSLGSTIEKIFRHSPVPVLRLGPDIIH, encoded by the coding sequence ATGACGGACACCAAAACCATTATGGCCTGCATTGACCTGTCCGGCTATTCTCCCATGACCCTGGGTTATGCCATGGGTCTGGCGGAACAGGGCAATCTTAGGCTCACCATTTGTTCGGTTGTTCCCCTACGGGAGATCAACCCGGCGTTCATGGCCGGGATGATGTACCCTTGCAGGGAAGATACCAAAGAATATCTGGACGAACTTAAAGCAAACCGGAAAGCCCAGATTAATGAACTGATCGATAAGCTGATCATGGAGCGATTCCCCAATTTTTCCAACCCGACGGACATTCGCATCACAACGGGATATCCGGCAGACAGTATCATTGAGATGGCAGATAAAATCTGCCCGGATCTTGTTGTCATGGCCAATAAAGGCCGCTCCAACCTGTCCCGGTTCATGTTCGGAAGCACTGCCGAATATGTGTTCCGCCACAGCCCAATCCCGCTGCTCAGCGTTCGGGACAAGCATATTTTCCAACGCATGTACTCGGGACAGGCCGCACCGGAAGCCGCAAAAATCCGCACAGTTATGGCGGCGGTGGACTTTTCTCCCTGGTCCCCGGCGATCCTGGCCAAGGCTGGATGGCTGGCACAAATCACCGGGGCAAAACTGCATGCGTTCAACTGCATCAGCAGCCGGGAGATCGACTGGATAAAGTCCCACTATATTCCGGAAAATACCTTTGACCTGGAACAGTTTCTACCCAAGGAAAAGCAACGGCGGCAGGATCTTCTGGAGGACCAGATCAAGGCAGCAGGGCTCAGCAGCATTGACGGAATAGATATCCGCGTTGATTCGGGCGTACCTTACGAACAGATCCTTTCGGCCTCCCAGGAGGTTGGTGCCGATATTCTGGTGCTGGGTCCCCGGGGGCGTAGCCGTTCGAAGAGGTTTAGCTTAGGTTCCACCATCGAAAAAATCTTTCGTCACAGCCCGGTGCCTGTGCTTCGTTTAGGCCCGGATATCATTCATTAA
- a CDS encoding YIP1 family protein, whose protein sequence is MNTPGALSALKFYNQGVIRLLIEPVLFFADLPGVHTLGRALGFTALCAGFYAGAGLLTGPGPQSPAVMALIYFINAAGMVLISAVTGFCTMVMICGKKQGFSLVFGLYAYASGITMLISWLPFMLWFTESWKYWLVYTGFRQSCGLSKTRALTILLISVPVQWCLIYSAITAVSGRV, encoded by the coding sequence ATGAATACACCAGGGGCACTTTCGGCATTGAAATTTTACAACCAGGGTGTAATCCGGCTGCTTATCGAACCGGTCCTGTTTTTTGCGGATCTGCCTGGGGTACACACCCTGGGCCGGGCCTTGGGATTTACAGCCCTGTGTGCCGGATTTTATGCCGGAGCAGGACTGCTCACAGGTCCCGGCCCACAATCTCCTGCGGTCATGGCATTGATCTATTTTATCAATGCGGCAGGCATGGTGCTCATCAGTGCCGTCACGGGTTTTTGCACCATGGTGATGATCTGCGGCAAAAAACAGGGGTTTTCCCTGGTGTTCGGGCTTTATGCCTATGCCTCCGGCATCACCATGCTTATCTCATGGCTGCCCTTCATGCTCTGGTTCACCGAGTCGTGGAAATACTGGCTGGTTTATACGGGATTTAGGCAAAGCTGCGGCCTGTCCAAAACCAGGGCGCTTACCATCCTTTTGATATCTGTGCCTGTCCAGTGGTGCCTGATTTATTCGGCCATAACAGCGGTCAGCGGCCGTGTGTAA
- a CDS encoding universal stress protein produces the protein MSDEKKILVTIDGSKRSKRTIDYICSFKPFRDRNITLLHITTPVPEAYYDLTRDAFSNISAGQVKAWEMGQKTIITEFLKEARQRMIAAGYKPDNIEIKIVDQSRGIARGILDELKNNAYQSLVIRRKGRENSILSLAMGGVAAKLVEKADFIPLIIAGTREIRHYQCVAVDGSPGGMRAVRYTADMMANTNCRILLCSIMRTTVKDSVSQGKDPFADLALWAHDKLSSALAEAKEILTQAGIPEDRIETRIVQGAQSRAGALLDTARAAECDTIVMGRRGMSDVESFDMGRIPRKIIYASRKFTIWLIP, from the coding sequence ATGTCAGACGAAAAAAAAATATTAGTCACCATAGACGGCTCAAAACGCTCAAAACGGACCATTGATTATATATGCAGCTTCAAACCGTTTAGAGATAGAAACATAACCTTACTTCACATCACAACGCCCGTGCCCGAAGCCTATTATGATCTGACCCGGGATGCCTTCAGCAATATTTCCGCAGGCCAGGTAAAGGCCTGGGAAATGGGGCAAAAAACAATCATCACCGAATTTCTCAAAGAGGCGCGTCAAAGAATGATCGCGGCCGGTTATAAGCCGGACAATATTGAAATCAAAATTGTCGACCAGTCAAGGGGAATTGCCAGGGGCATTCTGGACGAGCTCAAAAACAACGCCTATCAGAGTCTTGTCATCCGCAGAAAAGGACGTGAAAACTCCATTCTCAGCCTGGCCATGGGCGGGGTGGCTGCCAAACTGGTGGAAAAGGCGGACTTTATTCCCTTGATCATTGCCGGGACCCGTGAAATCCGACACTATCAATGCGTTGCCGTTGACGGGTCCCCGGGCGGCATGCGGGCCGTGCGTTACACAGCAGATATGATGGCAAACACCAACTGCCGGATTCTTCTTTGTTCGATCATGCGCACCACAGTGAAGGATTCTGTATCCCAAGGCAAGGATCCCTTTGCAGACCTGGCCCTTTGGGCCCATGACAAACTCAGTAGTGCCCTGGCCGAGGCAAAAGAGATACTGACCCAGGCAGGCATCCCCGAAGACCGCATTGAAACCCGGATTGTCCAGGGTGCCCAGAGTCGGGCAGGCGCCCTGCTCGACACAGCCAGGGCAGCGGAATGCGACACCATTGTCATGGGGCGCAGGGGGATGTCTGATGTTGAAAGCTTTGATATGGGACGAATCCCCAGAAAAATTATTTATGCGTCCAGAAAATTCACGATTTGGCTGATTCCGTAA
- a CDS encoding response regulator, translating to MKQPIKVLMVDDEKRFRETTKKILERNGFETILAENGERALQCLDQSPDVAILDIRMPGMDGHEVLEKMIKLEPDLPVIMLTGHGDKDSAEQSLVLGAFDYLAKPCDIDLLSDKIREACRSRQQTGKPEENLVDSAMIPLSAYTTIDEDATIAEAVQALKASFVTLPTSDLIMETGHRSILVMNNTRQIQGILTIRDLMEQILPGYLTSSKPATADSIQYSPMFWRGMFTSAVEQIRNLTISQIMSPAPVSIDAESTLMEAAWIMVDQNQRRLIVTEKGKPTGVIREQDLFFEMGKHLIPPRLRSN from the coding sequence ATGAAACAACCCATAAAAGTCTTAATGGTTGATGATGAAAAACGGTTCAGGGAAACCACGAAAAAAATCCTGGAACGTAACGGGTTTGAGACCATTCTTGCGGAAAACGGGGAACGTGCGCTGCAGTGCCTGGACCAGTCACCGGATGTGGCCATTCTGGACATCCGCATGCCCGGCATGGACGGCCACGAGGTCCTTGAAAAAATGATTAAACTGGAACCCGATCTACCGGTCATCATGCTCACGGGCCATGGCGATAAGGATTCGGCGGAACAGTCCCTGGTATTGGGTGCCTTTGACTATCTGGCAAAGCCCTGCGACATTGATCTTTTGTCCGATAAAATCCGGGAAGCCTGCCGGAGCAGACAACAGACGGGAAAACCCGAAGAGAATCTGGTGGATTCGGCAATGATCCCGTTAAGTGCCTATACCACCATTGACGAGGATGCCACCATTGCAGAAGCCGTCCAGGCGCTTAAGGCCTCTTTTGTGACCCTGCCCACCTCGGACCTGATCATGGAAACCGGTCACAGGTCCATACTGGTCATGAACAACACCCGACAGATCCAGGGGATTCTCACCATCCGTGACCTTATGGAACAAATTCTGCCCGGCTACCTGACCTCGAGCAAACCGGCCACGGCGGATTCCATCCAATACTCCCCCATGTTCTGGCGGGGGATGTTCACCAGTGCTGTAGAACAGATCCGCAACCTGACCATCAGCCAGATCATGTCCCCGGCACCCGTATCCATTGATGCCGAATCCACCCTGATGGAAGCGGCCTGGATCATGGTGGACCAGAACCAGCGCCGCCTGATTGTCACTGAAAAGGGTAAGCCCACCGGGGTGATCCGGGAGCAGGACCTGTTTTTTGAAATGGGAAAACACCTCATTCCCCCCAGATTAAGGAGCAATTGA